In Nitrospiria bacterium, a single genomic region encodes these proteins:
- the carB gene encoding carbamoyl-phosphate synthase large subunit: MPKRTDIKKILLIGSGPIVIGQACEFDYSGTQACKALKEEGYHVVLVNSNPATIMTDPELADRTYIEPIIPEIVEKIIEQERPDALLPTMGGQTALNMAMALYENGALERFGVELIGARYESILKAENRMAFRTAMLSIGLKVPMSGYAKAREDAMLIVERIGFPAIIRPSFTLGGTGGNVAYNKEEFVEHVDWGLNASPKNEVLIEQSVIGWKEYELEVMRDRKDNVVIVCPIENFDPMGIHTGDSITVAPAQTLTDKEYQVMRDASLAIMREIGVDTGGSNIQFAVNPADGAMVVIEMNPRVSRSSALASKATGFPIAKIAAKLSVGYTLDEIPNDITKVTQACFEPTIDYAVVKFPRFAFEKFPQADATLTTQMKSVGEAMAIGRTFKEALQKAIRSLEIDSFGLEQHLHRLKPRGDDGGNDKDRVRIKLKTPGWDRLWMIADGLRLGLSVDEIYQATRIDPWFLHQVRDLVEMEETITQELAVAHIHHDLPPPNTAHLIRSAKQAGFSDAHLASLIGVEEDEFRQIRKDFGVAPVYHRVDTCGAEFAARTPYLYSTYESECESEPTKRKKVMILGGGPNRIGQGIEFDYCCVHGALAAKEAGFETIMVNCNPETVSTDYDISDRLYFEPLTREDVLNIVDKEQPDGVVVQFGGQTPLKLAVPLEAAGVRILGTSPDSIDLAEDRERFRAFLERLGLRQPQSATARSPDEAKKIAHGIGYPVMVRPSYVLGGRAMETVYDENSLQDYITSAVKASPRHPVLIDKYLEDASEVDVDAIADGADVFIGGIMEHIEEAGVHSGDSACSLPPYSLDAKIIQEIREQTRTLSRELRVIGLMNVQFAVKDGTVYVLEVNPRASRTVPFVSKAIGIPLAKAAMKVMCGATLKEQGLTREPPIPYIAVKEAVFPFSKFPGVDTILGPEMKSTGEVMGIDSDFGSAFAKSQAAAGSTLPLSGRVFISVKDKDKAAVVPVARRLAGFGFTVVATDGTARCLEENGIVSERVNKVAQGRPHIVDRLKNKEIAWMINTVGDKASQADSYSIRRTALNYSVPYFTTIAEAKAAVRGIEAVLKQKFRIRPLQAYHQEIHSK, translated from the coding sequence ATGCCCAAACGCACCGACATAAAGAAAATCCTCCTCATCGGCTCTGGGCCGATCGTGATCGGACAGGCCTGCGAGTTCGATTATTCCGGCACGCAGGCCTGCAAGGCGCTCAAGGAGGAGGGCTACCATGTCGTCCTGGTCAATTCCAACCCGGCCACGATCATGACCGATCCGGAGCTGGCGGACCGGACCTACATCGAGCCGATCATCCCCGAGATCGTCGAGAAGATCATCGAGCAGGAGCGGCCGGACGCCCTTTTGCCGACGATGGGCGGCCAAACCGCCCTCAACATGGCGATGGCGCTTTACGAGAACGGCGCGCTGGAACGGTTCGGGGTCGAGCTGATCGGGGCGCGCTATGAGTCCATCCTGAAGGCCGAGAACCGGATGGCTTTTCGAACGGCCATGCTGTCCATCGGTCTCAAGGTTCCGATGAGCGGCTATGCGAAGGCCAGGGAAGACGCCATGCTCATCGTGGAGCGGATCGGTTTTCCGGCGATCATCCGTCCCTCCTTCACCCTGGGCGGGACGGGCGGGAACGTCGCCTACAATAAGGAGGAGTTCGTCGAGCACGTCGACTGGGGCTTAAACGCCAGTCCAAAGAATGAAGTCCTGATCGAGCAGTCCGTCATCGGCTGGAAGGAATACGAGCTCGAGGTGATGCGGGACCGGAAGGACAACGTCGTGATCGTCTGCCCGATTGAGAATTTCGACCCGATGGGGATCCATACCGGCGACAGCATCACGGTGGCGCCGGCCCAGACGCTGACCGACAAGGAGTACCAGGTCATGCGGGACGCCTCGCTCGCCATCATGCGCGAGATCGGCGTGGACACGGGCGGGTCGAACATCCAGTTCGCCGTCAACCCGGCGGACGGCGCCATGGTCGTGATCGAGATGAACCCGCGGGTCTCCCGCAGCTCGGCGCTGGCCTCGAAGGCGACCGGCTTCCCGATCGCCAAGATCGCGGCGAAGCTTTCGGTGGGCTACACGCTGGACGAGATCCCGAACGACATCACGAAAGTCACTCAGGCCTGCTTCGAGCCGACGATCGACTACGCGGTGGTCAAGTTTCCGCGCTTCGCCTTCGAAAAATTTCCTCAGGCCGACGCGACGCTGACGACGCAGATGAAATCGGTGGGGGAGGCGATGGCGATCGGACGGACCTTCAAGGAGGCCCTGCAGAAGGCGATCCGCTCGCTTGAGATCGACAGCTTCGGCCTGGAGCAGCACCTCCACCGCCTGAAGCCGAGGGGGGACGACGGCGGCAACGACAAGGACCGGGTCCGGATAAAGCTCAAGACGCCCGGATGGGACCGCCTCTGGATGATCGCCGACGGTCTCCGGCTGGGCCTGTCCGTCGACGAGATTTACCAGGCGACCCGTATCGACCCCTGGTTCCTGCACCAGGTCCGGGACCTCGTGGAGATGGAGGAGACGATCACGCAGGAGCTGGCCGTGGCGCACATCCATCACGACCTCCCGCCGCCGAACACGGCGCACCTGATCCGGAGCGCGAAACAGGCGGGCTTCTCGGACGCGCACCTCGCATCCCTGATCGGCGTGGAGGAGGACGAGTTCCGGCAGATCCGGAAGGATTTCGGCGTCGCGCCCGTCTACCACCGGGTCGACACCTGCGGCGCCGAGTTCGCGGCGCGCACCCCGTATCTGTATTCGACCTACGAATCCGAATGCGAGTCGGAACCGACGAAGCGCAAGAAGGTCATGATCCTGGGCGGGGGACCGAACCGGATCGGGCAGGGGATCGAGTTCGACTACTGCTGCGTCCACGGCGCGCTGGCCGCCAAGGAGGCCGGGTTCGAGACGATCATGGTCAACTGCAACCCGGAGACCGTCAGCACCGATTACGACATCTCCGACCGGCTCTATTTCGAGCCGCTGACCCGGGAAGATGTGCTGAACATCGTCGACAAGGAGCAGCCGGACGGCGTCGTGGTCCAGTTCGGGGGCCAGACGCCGCTGAAGCTCGCGGTGCCGCTGGAAGCCGCCGGCGTCCGCATCCTGGGAACGTCGCCGGACTCGATCGACCTGGCCGAGGACCGGGAGCGCTTCCGGGCCTTCCTGGAGCGGCTGGGGCTCCGGCAGCCCCAAAGCGCGACGGCCCGCTCGCCCGACGAGGCGAAGAAGATCGCGCACGGGATCGGGTATCCCGTGATGGTCAGGCCCTCCTACGTCCTCGGCGGGCGCGCGATGGAGACCGTCTACGACGAGAACAGCCTTCAGGACTACATCACGTCGGCCGTGAAGGCCTCGCCCCGGCATCCGGTGCTGATCGACAAGTATCTGGAGGACGCAAGCGAGGTGGACGTGGACGCGATCGCGGACGGCGCGGACGTTTTCATCGGCGGGATCATGGAGCATATCGAGGAGGCCGGCGTCCATTCCGGCGACTCGGCCTGCTCGCTCCCGCCCTATTCGCTGGACGCCAAAATCATTCAGGAGATCCGGGAGCAGACCCGGACCCTGTCGCGCGAGCTTCGCGTCATCGGACTGATGAACGTCCAGTTCGCCGTCAAGGACGGCACGGTGTACGTCCTCGAGGTCAACCCGAGGGCGTCCCGGACCGTGCCCTTCGTCAGCAAGGCGATCGGGATCCCGCTGGCCAAGGCGGCGATGAAGGTGATGTGCGGTGCGACGCTCAAGGAACAGGGCTTGACTCGGGAGCCCCCGATTCCTTATATTGCGGTGAAGGAAGCCGTCTTTCCGTTCAGCAAGTTTCCGGGCGTCGACACCATCCTGGGCCCGGAGATGAAATCCACCGGCGAGGTGATGGGGATCGATTCCGACTTCGGCTCGGCCTTTGCCAAGTCGCAGGCCGCGGCGGGGTCGACGCTTCCCCTGTCGGGCCGGGTCTTCATCAGCGTCAAGGACAAGGACAAGGCGGCCGTCGTGCCGGTGGCCCGGCGGCTGGCCGGTTTCGGCTTCACGGTCGTCGCCACGGACGGAACGGCCCGCTGCCTGGAGGAGAACGGGATCGTCTCCGAGCGGGTGAACAAGGTGGCGCAGGGCCGGCCGCACATCGTGGACCGCCTCAAGAACAAGGAGATCGCCTGGATGATCAACACCGTCGGCGACAAGGCCTCGCAGGCCGATTCCTACTCGATCCGGCGCACGGCCCTGAACTATTCCGTGCCCTACTTCACCACGATCGCCGAGGCGAAGGCCGCCGTCCGAGGAATCGAGGCGGTCCTCAAACAGAAATTCCGGATACGGCCGCTGCAGGCGTATCATCAAGAAATCCATTCCAAGTGA
- the sppA gene encoding signal peptide peptidase SppA produces the protein MDKKNFAGAYGRTPLRFLGFASLSIMLSGCFFNVQLLPQLEPLQEKQLSGSGSDKVVVMDLTGVISEEERGSSFSPEPNLVAQIKEELKKAAADSAVKAVVLRINSPGGTVTASDILHHEIEVFKKQTGKKVVVSIMDLGASGGYYVAVAADKIIVHPTTVTGSIGVIMLTLDVHGLLEKIGVSGTAIKSGDKKDMGSPFRPMTEDERRLFQGIINQMYDRFVSVVAAGRKNLTEEQVRKAADGRVYTAKQALDLGLVDGIGYLDDAIALARTESGLREARVMTYLRPGNYKDNIYSRMPSGGPQTVNLVNLDLRSFVQSGTPRFMYLWSPE, from the coding sequence ATGGATAAGAAAAATTTTGCAGGGGCGTACGGCCGTACGCCCCTGCGCTTCCTTGGGTTCGCATCTTTATCGATAATGTTATCCGGCTGCTTCTTCAACGTCCAGCTTCTGCCTCAGCTCGAGCCGCTCCAGGAAAAACAACTGTCCGGCTCGGGAAGCGACAAGGTCGTCGTGATGGACCTGACCGGCGTGATTTCGGAGGAGGAGAGGGGCAGCTCGTTTTCGCCCGAGCCGAACCTGGTGGCCCAGATCAAGGAGGAGCTGAAGAAGGCCGCGGCCGACTCGGCGGTGAAGGCGGTGGTGCTCCGGATCAACAGCCCCGGCGGGACGGTGACGGCCTCGGACATCCTTCACCATGAGATCGAGGTTTTCAAGAAACAGACCGGCAAGAAGGTGGTCGTCAGCATCATGGACCTCGGCGCCTCGGGCGGCTACTACGTCGCGGTCGCGGCCGACAAGATCATCGTCCATCCCACCACCGTGACGGGCAGCATCGGCGTGATCATGCTGACGCTGGACGTTCACGGGCTGCTTGAGAAGATCGGGGTGAGCGGAACGGCCATCAAGTCGGGCGATAAAAAGGACATGGGCTCGCCCTTCCGTCCGATGACGGAGGACGAGCGGCGGCTGTTCCAGGGCATCATCAACCAGATGTACGACCGCTTCGTCTCGGTCGTCGCGGCCGGGCGCAAGAACCTGACGGAGGAGCAGGTCCGGAAGGCGGCGGACGGACGGGTCTACACCGCGAAACAGGCGCTCGACCTGGGGCTGGTGGACGGGATCGGCTATCTCGACGACGCGATCGCGCTGGCCCGGACCGAGTCCGGACTGCGCGAGGCCCGCGTCATGACCTATCTGCGTCCGGGCAATTACAAGGACAATATTTACTCCCGGATGCCGTCCGGCGGTCCGCAGACGGTCAACCTGGTCAACCTGGACCTGCGTTCCTTCGTCCAGTCCGGAACGCCGCGCTTCATGTACCTGTGGTCGCCGGAATAG
- the carA gene encoding glutamine-hydrolyzing carbamoyl-phosphate synthase small subunit, with translation MEAPGHHAPRRRAVLALADGSVFKGYGFGAEGEGLGEVVFNTSMTGYQEILSDPSYRGQMVTMTYPLIGNTGVNDEDVESARPFLSGFIVREYTDDPSNWRATGPLDDYLRRHGIPGIEGIDTRALTRHVRDAGAQTGIISTVDLDEKRLVKRAAESPGLIGRDLVREVSCEKAYDWTEGSPGSQISNLKPFNAVVYDFGVKRNILRRLIDSGCRVTVVPAGTKASEVLSLNPDGVVLSNGPGDPEGVPYAVEAVRSLIGQKPILGICLGHQILGLAMNGKTYKLKFGHHGGNQPVLDRATGRVEITAQNHGFAVDVDSIGAEMELTHINLNDRTVEGMRHRTLPIFSVQYHPEASPGPHDARYLFNRFVEMMKNG, from the coding sequence ATGGAAGCGCCCGGACATCATGCGCCGCGCCGGAGGGCGGTCCTGGCCCTGGCCGACGGGAGCGTGTTCAAGGGATACGGCTTCGGCGCCGAGGGCGAGGGCCTCGGCGAGGTGGTCTTCAACACCTCGATGACGGGGTATCAGGAGATCCTGAGCGATCCGTCCTACCGGGGCCAGATGGTCACGATGACCTATCCGCTCATCGGCAACACCGGCGTCAACGACGAGGACGTCGAGTCGGCCCGGCCCTTCCTCTCCGGCTTCATCGTCCGGGAATACACCGACGATCCGAGCAACTGGCGCGCGACCGGACCGCTCGACGACTACCTCCGGCGTCACGGGATCCCCGGGATAGAGGGGATCGACACGCGCGCGCTGACCCGGCATGTCCGGGACGCCGGCGCGCAGACGGGGATCATCTCGACCGTCGATCTGGACGAGAAACGGCTGGTGAAGCGCGCGGCCGAGTCGCCCGGACTGATCGGGCGCGACCTGGTCCGGGAAGTCAGTTGCGAAAAGGCCTACGACTGGACGGAAGGAAGCCCCGGATCTCAAATCTCAAATCTCAAACCCTTCAACGCGGTGGTTTACGATTTCGGCGTAAAGCGGAACATCCTCCGTCGCCTGATCGACTCGGGATGCCGGGTCACGGTCGTTCCGGCCGGGACGAAGGCGTCCGAAGTCCTGTCCCTGAACCCGGACGGTGTCGTCCTGTCGAACGGTCCGGGCGATCCGGAAGGCGTCCCCTACGCGGTCGAGGCCGTCCGGTCGTTGATCGGGCAAAAACCGATCCTCGGAATCTGTCTGGGACACCAGATCCTCGGTCTCGCGATGAACGGCAAGACCTACAAACTGAAATTCGGCCATCACGGCGGCAATCAGCCGGTCCTGGACCGGGCGACGGGTAGGGTCGAGATCACGGCCCAGAACCACGGCTTCGCCGTGGACGTGGACTCGATCGGCGCCGAGATGGAGCTGACCCATATCAACCTCAACGACCGCACCGTCGAGGGGATGCGCCACCGGACGCTTCCGATCTTCTCGGTCCAGTACCATCCGGAAGCCTCCCCGGGGCCGCACGACGCGCGGTATCTGTTCAACCGATTTGTGGAGATGATGAAAAATGGATAA
- a CDS encoding DUF4149 domain-containing protein has protein sequence MKILNTFFVWLELAGLAFWVGGMMTLGALVAPAVFGHVKPIESAGETMSLIFRNFNAGMVYVCIVLVAAGFLGKWFLSGPRSLRLRIEAVLVAVLVLSGLYIGAVLGPSMETLRQTMLTDRSNGTAVAEFDRRHRQSVTLFSVNIFLGLAVLWMNARPSNGAGRKES, from the coding sequence ATGAAAATCCTGAATACATTTTTTGTCTGGCTGGAGCTGGCGGGGCTGGCCTTCTGGGTCGGGGGCATGATGACCCTGGGAGCGCTGGTGGCGCCGGCCGTCTTCGGCCACGTCAAGCCGATCGAGTCGGCCGGCGAGACGATGAGCCTGATCTTCCGGAATTTCAACGCCGGGATGGTCTACGTCTGCATCGTCCTGGTGGCGGCCGGTTTCCTGGGCAAATGGTTTCTCTCCGGGCCGAGAAGCCTGCGGCTCCGGATCGAGGCCGTCCTGGTCGCGGTGCTGGTCCTCTCCGGCCTTTATATCGGGGCGGTTCTGGGGCCGAGCATGGAGACGCTCCGCCAAACCATGCTGACCGACCGCTCGAACGGAACGGCCGTCGCGGAGTTCGACCGCCGGCACCGGCAGTCCGTGACCTTGTTTTCGGTCAACATTTTTCTCGGCCTGGCCGTTCTATGGATGAACGCCCGGCCCTCGAACGGCGCGGGCCGGAAGGAGTCCTGA